The segment AGGTCTTCGAAGAGCCGGTTCAATCTGTTCGACGGGATCGCGAACCCAAGCCCGATCGACCCGCCTCCCCCCTCGGTGAAGATCATAGTGTTCATCCCTATTAGATCGCCCTCCGCATTGACCAGCGGCCCTCCCGAGTTGCCCCGGTTGATAGCCGCATCAGTCTGCACCATATCGAGGTAGAGCCGTCCTTCGCGATTGCGTTCAAAGTCGCGATCGACCGCCGAGACGACTCCCACCGATACCGACGGCTGAGAGTGGATGCTGAAGAGTCCGAACGGGTTTCCGATTGCGATGGCCCATTCGCCGATGATGACGTCGTCCGAATCGCCGAATCTGATGTAGGGCAGGTTGCGGCCTTCGATCTTCAAGAGCGCGATGTCGCTGTCATAGTCATAGCCGACGATTACGGCGTCGAACTTATCGCCGGCGGTGGTCGTAACGATCACCTGGGACGCCTCGTGGACAACATGCTCGTTGGTCAGCACATAGCCGTCGGGCGAGATGAGAAAGCCGCTGCCCAGATTCTCGACCTTTTGACGGTATATCTGGTCGGGAAAGAACTGCCGCAGGAATGGGTCGTCGGCAAAGGGATGCCGCGCCCGATACTCGCGCACCGAGATGACGCTAATCCCGACGACCGCCGGCGACACCTCAGACGCTGCGCGAGTGATCGCCGATCGCCGTGAGATGTCGATCGACTGCTGAATCGGCACGGTCGTCTGGTGCGGCGGCTCGGCGATGGGTGAAGCCCCGGTAACCGGCTCGCTCGCTGTTGCTACTGCGGCCGGCCCGGCACCGACAACCGGGGCCGCCTTGGTGTGGCCAAACCATTCCGGAAAGGCGCGTTCCGAGCCGAGCACCAGCCCTATCCCGGCCAATGCTCCAAGGAGGTAATTGAACAGATGGCGCATGATTAGAAGCCTTTAATGACGGCTCTAAAGCCGCCCCTCACCCGGTGGGTGACGCAAGCCGTGCAGGCGGACACCCTCGTCCGCACACCTGCCACCAGACGAG is part of the Calditrichota bacterium genome and harbors:
- a CDS encoding trypsin-like serine protease is translated as MRHLFNYLLGALAGIGLVLGSERAFPEWFGHTKAAPVVGAGPAAVATASEPVTGASPIAEPPHQTTVPIQQSIDISRRSAITRAASEVSPAVVGISVISVREYRARHPFADDPFLRQFFPDQIYRQKVENLGSGFLISPDGYVLTNEHVVHEASQVIVTTTAGDKFDAVIVGYDYDSDIALLKIEGRNLPYIRFGDSDDVIIGEWAIAIGNPFGLFSIHSQPSVSVGVVSAVDRDFERNREGRLYLDMVQTDAAINRGNSGGPLVNAEGDLIGMNTMIFTEGGGGSIGLGFAIPSNRLNRLFEDL